One genomic window of Haliotis asinina isolate JCU_RB_2024 chromosome 4, JCU_Hal_asi_v2, whole genome shotgun sequence includes the following:
- the LOC137281984 gene encoding monocarboxylate transporter 13-like isoform X2 translates to MSVGNSHRDLIMSKNTPNSEDQVAIASTSVDVSDALKAPDGGWGWVCVAGRFFVVALVLGLVTGFGIVYVEMIDYFDTTRVETAWMSSLHSATYCITGLVGGGLIERFGCRTLTVTASLLTSAGFIISLLSPNIVMLCVVYGVLTDNNLTNNKTVMQSFKQLLKNKLFFVFAFSSLLVHVGYTVPLINLIDLVDLKGIDKSQSAMLVPAMGISTIFSLVLFGWISDLRQVNRTGLHAGAIAVMAASVFAVPSLESVVAFFLFAAVYGVFMGAWHMGQAVIVTEIVGVELTGIAFGVHSLHAGVGMFLSSLLAGWLYDITGNYILPFYMSGVLYLLGCAVTLVVVVVRHLAARKEKTRDPPAEIQPLSQ, encoded by the exons ATGAGTGTTGGTAATTCTCATCGCGACCTTATAATGTCCAAAaacaccccaaacagtgaggATCAGGTTGCCATCGCGAGCACCAGCGTGGATGTCAGTGACGCCCTGAAAGCCCCGGATGGCGGTTGGGGCTGGGTATGTGTGGCAGGGCGCTTCTTCGTGGTGGCCTTAGTTCTGGGACTAGTCACTGGCTTTGGCATCGTGTATGTCGAAATGATTGACTATTTCGACACAACAAGAGTGGAAACAGCATGGATGAGTTCGTTACACAGCGCTACATATTGTATAACAG GTCTTGTTGGTGGTGGCCTAATTGAGCGTTTCGGCTGCCGAACATTGACAGTGACGGCGTCCCTCCTCACCAGCGCCGGGTTCATCATCAGTTTGCTCTCACCAAACATCGTCATGCTCTGCGTCGTGTACGGAGTCCTCACGG ACAATAACCTGACCAACAACAAAACTGTCATGCAGTCCTTTAAACAACTCCTGAAGAACAAGTTGTTCTTTGTGTTTGCCTTCAGTTCCTTGTTGGTGCATGTTGGCTACACAGTGCCACTGATTAACCTCATAGACCTCGTGGATCTGAAAGGCATCGACAAAAGTCAAAGCGCCATGTTGGTACCCGCGATGGGAATATCCACCATCTTCTCCTTGGTCCTGTTTGGCTGGATCAGTGACCTCCGGCAGGTCAATCGGACCGGCTTACACGCCGGAGCCATTGCCGTCATGGCGGCTAGTGTGTTCGCGGTCCCGTCGCTGGAGTCAGTAGTTGCGTTTTTCCTCTTTGCGGCAGTGTATGGGGTATTTATGG GGGCTTGGCACATGGGGCAGGCCGTCATCGTCACTGAGATAGTCGGCGTTGAACTCACGGGGATCGCCTTTGGTGTGCATTCGTTGCACGCAGGTGTTGGGATGTTCCTGTCGTCCCTTCTAGCAG GCTGGCTATATGATATCACTGGTAATTACATTTTACCTTTCTACATGTCGGGCGTTCTGTACCTTCTGGGCTGTGCCGTCACTTTGGTGGTAGTCGTGGTGCGCCACCTGGCTGCAAGGAAGGAGAAGACACGTGACCCGCCAGCCGAGATACAGCCATTATCACAGTAG
- the LOC137281984 gene encoding monocarboxylate transporter 12-like isoform X1 gives MSVGNSHRDLIMSKNTPNSEDQVAIASTSVDVSDALKAPDGGWGWVCVAGRFFVVALVLGLVTGFGIVYVEMIDYFDTTRVETAWMSSLHSATYCITGLVGGGLIERFGCRTLTVTASLLTSAGFIISLLSPNIVMLCVVYGVLTGTGVSLMYATSTVIVLQYFDKRRGLAMSISSLGEGVGMLVLPPLTNLLIETYTWRGAFLVTAGITLNAVVFGLLFVPPPYLRKLTRNNNLTNNKTVMQSFKQLLKNKLFFVFAFSSLLVHVGYTVPLINLIDLVDLKGIDKSQSAMLVPAMGISTIFSLVLFGWISDLRQVNRTGLHAGAIAVMAASVFAVPSLESVVAFFLFAAVYGVFMGAWHMGQAVIVTEIVGVELTGIAFGVHSLHAGVGMFLSSLLAGWLYDITGNYILPFYMSGVLYLLGCAVTLVVVVVRHLAARKEKTRDPPAEIQPLSQ, from the exons ATGAGTGTTGGTAATTCTCATCGCGACCTTATAATGTCCAAAaacaccccaaacagtgaggATCAGGTTGCCATCGCGAGCACCAGCGTGGATGTCAGTGACGCCCTGAAAGCCCCGGATGGCGGTTGGGGCTGGGTATGTGTGGCAGGGCGCTTCTTCGTGGTGGCCTTAGTTCTGGGACTAGTCACTGGCTTTGGCATCGTGTATGTCGAAATGATTGACTATTTCGACACAACAAGAGTGGAAACAGCATGGATGAGTTCGTTACACAGCGCTACATATTGTATAACAG GTCTTGTTGGTGGTGGCCTAATTGAGCGTTTCGGCTGCCGAACATTGACAGTGACGGCGTCCCTCCTCACCAGCGCCGGGTTCATCATCAGTTTGCTCTCACCAAACATCGTCATGCTCTGCGTCGTGTACGGAGTCCTCACGG GAACTGGAGTGTCACTGATGTATGCCACATCTACAGTGATTGTACTTCAGTACTTCGACAAGAGACGGGGGCTCGCCATGAGCATCTCTTCCCTAGGGGAAGGAGTGGGTATGCTGGTGTTACCTCCCCTTACGAATCTCCTGATAGAGACGTACACCTGGCGGGGAGCCTTCCTAGTAACGGCAGGGATCACCCTGAACGCAGTAGTCTTTGGATTACTGTTTGTACCGCCACCATACCTGCGTAAGCTCACCCGAA ACAATAACCTGACCAACAACAAAACTGTCATGCAGTCCTTTAAACAACTCCTGAAGAACAAGTTGTTCTTTGTGTTTGCCTTCAGTTCCTTGTTGGTGCATGTTGGCTACACAGTGCCACTGATTAACCTCATAGACCTCGTGGATCTGAAAGGCATCGACAAAAGTCAAAGCGCCATGTTGGTACCCGCGATGGGAATATCCACCATCTTCTCCTTGGTCCTGTTTGGCTGGATCAGTGACCTCCGGCAGGTCAATCGGACCGGCTTACACGCCGGAGCCATTGCCGTCATGGCGGCTAGTGTGTTCGCGGTCCCGTCGCTGGAGTCAGTAGTTGCGTTTTTCCTCTTTGCGGCAGTGTATGGGGTATTTATGG GGGCTTGGCACATGGGGCAGGCCGTCATCGTCACTGAGATAGTCGGCGTTGAACTCACGGGGATCGCCTTTGGTGTGCATTCGTTGCACGCAGGTGTTGGGATGTTCCTGTCGTCCCTTCTAGCAG GCTGGCTATATGATATCACTGGTAATTACATTTTACCTTTCTACATGTCGGGCGTTCTGTACCTTCTGGGCTGTGCCGTCACTTTGGTGGTAGTCGTGGTGCGCCACCTGGCTGCAAGGAAGGAGAAGACACGTGACCCGCCAGCCGAGATACAGCCATTATCACAGTAG